One window from the genome of Ictidomys tridecemlineatus isolate mIctTri1 chromosome 12, mIctTri1.hap1, whole genome shotgun sequence encodes:
- the LOC144369228 gene encoding uncharacterized protein LOC144369228 isoform X2: protein MMSLHDKIKVPDHSLMYLSMNPQIKYYFIVRKRREVKGKEVTCHDRAPVVIRRALELHLLTQEKPEEYELGQIISHRQKLRIPAQANVFYAKNPHTKPNFVLRKRSLSQKNDEWIQPQPPSRPAKKKAPALLRMLAKPFCCCVPGRG, encoded by the exons atgatgtctctgcatgaca aaatcaaggtccctgaccactcactgatgtatctgtccatgaatccacaaatcaaatattatttcatcgtgaggaaacgccgcgaggtcaagggaaaggag gtgacctgccacgatcgggctcctgtcgtcatccgcagggccctcgagctacacttgcttactcaggagaagccggaggaatatgagctgggccaaatcatctctcaccgtcaga agctgaggattccagcgcaggccaacgtattttacgcaaagaaccctcacacgaaacccaacttcgtgctgaggaaaaggagcctctcccaaaagaatgatgagtggatccagcctcaacctccctctcgtcctgcaaagaagaaggctccagccctcctgaggatgcttgcaaaaccattctgctgctgtgtgcctgggcggggctga
- the LOC144369228 gene encoding ral guanine nucleotide dissociation stimulator-like isoform X1 codes for MMSLHDKIKVPDHSLMYLSMNPQIKYYFIVRKRREVKGKEFSESTCKSSRPLSHKQVGDTCLIRVHLETQSPKMAKTVLVTCHDRAPVVIRRALELHLLTQEKPEEYELGQIISHRQKLRIPAQANVFYAKNPHTKPNFVLRKRSLSQKNDEWIQPQPPSRPAKKKAPALLRMLAKPFCCCVPGRG; via the exons atgatgtctctgcatgaca aaatcaaggtccctgaccactcactgatgtatctgtccatgaatccacaaatcaaatattatttcatcgtgaggaaacgccgcgaggtcaagggaaaggag ttctcagaatcaacctgcaagtcctccaggccgctttcccacaagcaggtgggagacacctgcttaattcgtgtccacttagaaacacaaagtccaaagatggccaagactgttttg gtgacctgccacgatcgggctcctgtcgtcatccgcagggccctcgagctacacttgcttactcaggagaagccggaggaatatgagctgggccaaatcatctctcaccgtcaga agctgaggattccagcgcaggccaacgtattttacgcaaagaaccctcacacgaaacccaacttcgtgctgaggaaaaggagcctctcccaaaagaatgatgagtggatccagcctcaacctccctctcgtcctgcaaagaagaaggctccagccctcctgaggatgcttgcaaaaccattctgctgctgtgtgcctgggcggggctga